From Azospirillum brasilense:
CCTCCACCGCCTTCAGGCCGGTCTCGGAGTTGGACGCGGCGACCTGGGCGTTCTGCGCCACGTCCTGGGCGCGGCGGTTGATCTGCGCGCCGGATTCGGTGATCTCGCTGAGCGTCGCGGTCGTCTCCTCCACGGCGGCGAGCTGCTGGGCGACGCTGGCCGCCTGCTGCTGGGTCGAGGCGCGGATCTGCGCGGTCGCGGCGTGCATGCTCTCCGCCGTGGCACGGGTGGTCCTGGCCATGTTGCGCAGGTTGCCGGTCATCTCGTTCAGATGGGTGCCCAGCTCGGCCAGCTCGTCGTCGCCGGGCACCACCACCGTCTTGGTCAGGTCGCCCTTGCCCACTTGGGTGACGTAGCCGATGGCTGTGCCGAGCCGCTTGGTGACCGAGCTGCCGATCAGGATGGCGATGGCGACGGCCAGGGCCACCACGATGATCAGCGCCAGGATCGAGGAGCGCACGGCGTCGTCGTAGAGTGAGCGGATGTTCTGGCGGCCGGCCTCCGACAGGCGGCTGATGTCGCTGTGCAGGCTGGCGAGCTGGTCCGCCATGGCCACCCGCATCTCCTCCACACGGGTCAGACGCGCCAGAGCCTCGGGCTCGGTCCCGGCGGCCACCCGCTCCAACAGCGTGTTGGCTTCCTCCAGCATGCGACGCGAATGCTGGTCGAAGCTGTTGATCTGGGCGACCAGCTCGCCCCAGATGCGACGGCGGTCCTCCGTGGTGCCGTCCTCGGCCCGCGCGCCGGCGATCCTCTTGAGCTTGTCGATCTGCTCGAACATCACCGCCGAACCGTCACGATAGCGCTGGCGCAGCTGCGTGATGTCCGGCGCAGCCGCGCCTTGGACCTGGGCCAGCGCCGCGGCGTGGGTCGCCGCCTCGCGGTAACTGCGCAGGTTGCTTTCGGTCACCTCGATCTCGCGCACCGCCTCCGACACCTGGATGTCGTAGGTGGCGATGCCCATCATGACCTTCATGCCGTCCGCGAACCGCATCATCTGGAACGCCGCCAGCAGCCCGGTCAGCAGGCAGACGACCCCGAAGCTGAGCATCAGCTTGTGCTTGACCTTCAGTTTCATTCTTCTTTCATGCTCCTCAGCGTCTCCAGGATCGCCGGCACGTCCAGCACGGCGATGCGGCTCCGGGTGATGGCGGTGACGAAGGTCCCGGCTTCCGGTGGGGCCTTCAGGTCGGTTCCATCCAGCTCCATCACCGTGTCCACGGTGCGTAGGCGCAGCGCCACCGGCCGCTCGCCACCGCGCAGCACGACGGCGAAGCCGCCGCCGGCGGGAACGGCGTTGCGTCCGCACAGCCGGTCCACGTCAAACAGGCGCATCACCCGCCCGTCGATGGCGATCAGCCCCAGCAGCTCCGGCGGTGCGTGGGGCACCCGCGCCACCCGCGGCAGCGGCACGATACGGGACAGGTGGCGCAGGTCCAGCCCGTAGGACCCGTCCGCGCCGCGCCCGGCCAGCAGGGTAACCGGCGCTTCCGCTGCGGCGTCGGTCTCGATGGAGGAGGGGACGCGCGCCAGATCCTCGGCGCGGCGCAACAGCAGCGCGTCGGCCCAGGCGCCGCCCGGCGCCGCGGCGGCTTCCGCCTCCCGGCCTTGGAGGGCCAGGCGCGCGCGGACGGCGGCCCAATCGATGGCGTCTTTCACTTCGGCTGCCTCTCCGGTTCCGGTCCGGTCGTCCATCACGGCTCCTCACCCGAGAACCAGAGGTCGATCATGCTCCGCAGTTCGGCCACGGTCAGGCCGCCGCCCTCGGCCACCAGTTCCGTCGCGTCGTGGGCGGCGACGGTGGCGCGGGCGTTGCGGAAATGGCGCTGCGCCGGGGCCAGCTTGCCGCGCCGCCAATAGGCCAGCGCCAGATGGTAGTCGGCCAGCGCGAAGTCGGAATCCAGATAGAGCGCCCGCTTGAAGGCGGCGATCGGGTCGCCGACGCCCAGCTCCTCCTCCAGCAGGCCCAGCCGGAAATGGACCACGGGGTCGAGGCGGTTGCGCTCGGCCAGGGCGATGCAGGCGTCCAGCGCCGCGGCCCGGTCGCCGTCGGCCACGGCGGGATTGCCGGCCGGGGATCCCGCCGGCGGCTGCGGGGTGGGCAGGGGGGCAGGCGCCGGCTTCGCCGCAGTGGCGCGCAGCCGCGCCACGGACTCCGTCGCCGTGCTGCGTTTCCTCGCCGATTTCGGCTCCGCGGCTTTTGGCTCGGCGGGCCTCGGTTCGACGGCGACGGATGGCGTGTAGGCGGGCAGCGCCGCCGCCACGGGGACGCTGCCGGGGCGCGGCTTGCGGTAGATCGTGGCGCCGGGAACCGGCACGGGGGTGAACAGGCTGTTGACCTGCTGCCCCGTCTCGGCATGGCCGACCACCAGCCAGCCGTTGGGAACCAGCACCTCGTGCAGGTTCTCCAGCAGCCGGGTGCGCGTCGGCTCGTCGAAATAGATCATGACGTTGCGGCACAGCACGACGTCCAGCGCGCCCAGGCCCCGCGGGTAGTTGGGCAGCGGCCCGTCCACGAGGTTGAAGACCGAGAAGCTCGTCCATTCGCGGAAGCGCGGCTTGACCGCCCACAGGTCGCCCTGCCGGTCGAAGCATTCCGCCAGGACGGCCGGGTCAAGCCCGCGCACCGCCCAGTTCCCGTAGACGCCGCGCCGCGCCGTCTCGATGAAGCTGGCGTTCAGGTCGGTGCCGACGATGCTGACCTGCCAGTCGCGCAGCTGGTCGGCGAAATGCCGCTTCAGCAGGATTTCCAGTGTGTAGGCCTCCGGCCCGATCGAGCAGCCGGCACTCCAGATGCGCAGCAGGCGGCTTTCCCGGTTGCGGCGCAGGCATTCCGGGATGGCGACGGCGCACAGCGCCTCGAACTGCTCGGCGTAGCGGAAGAAGAAGGTCTCGCCGACCGTCAGCTCGTTGATGAGCGCCTGATACTCCGGCCCGGTCGGCCCCTCCCCGGCGAGCTGCGCCAGATAGGCGGCGAGGCCGAGGGTCGGCTTGTCCGACAGGCGGCGGTTGATGCGCTCCGCCAGGGCGGCGTCCTTGTCGGCGTAATAGGCGAGCCCGGTCGCCCCGATGACGGCGGCCTTGATCCGGGGAAAGACCGGGTCGCGCAGGATGGCGTCGATGCGGTTCATCGGGCCTCCGCCCCGGTCTCTGAAGCGGGGGCGGCGAGCCGGGCCAGACGCTCGTCGGCCATGGCCTGGAAGGCGGCGAGCAGCCGGCCCTCCGCCTCGGTCAGCAGGCGGGACGGGTCGATCACGGTGGCCGTTCCGGCGCCGTGGGGGATGGTCGCCACGGCGCAGCCGTTGAAGGTCAGGCCGGGGTCGGCCGCCATCCGCTCCGCGTCGGGGATCGGCAGGATGTTGAACACCCGCTCGGCCAGCAGAGCGAGCGGACGTCCGTCCCATTCGGTCAGGAACAGCGGGGCGTACAGCTCCGGCGGCGCGGCATCGAAGCCGAACAGCAGGTCGAGCCGCAGGACCGGGACGGCACGGCCCTGGTAGCGGAACAGCCCGGCGACTACGGCGGGCGCTGCGGGCAGGCGGTCGAGCCGGGGCAGCGGCAGGAATCGGCGCACGGATTCCGCCGGCAGGGCCAGGATCCTGCCGGAGACGGAAAAGATCACGTACCGTGTCGCGGATGCCGTCGCAGCCATCGCGGGCGCACACCTTCCTGATTCGGTTGTCGGCCTATGCCGGTTGCCGGGTCCGATACGCGCAGCCGGACCTTGGATTCCATTATTGGGTGACGCCGGGGAGCTTGAAACCGGCGCAGAACATGCCGCATCGCACCCGGGATGGAAATACCACCAAAGGCAAAAGCCTCAGCCCAAGGTAGCGGTATGACGCCGGTCATACCGTGGGTGCCGGAACGCTTGCTGTTTTCGCAGTTGCGGTTACAAACATCCCCGGCCGCCTGATCAGAAGCCGCCGATCAACCGCCGCCGTCCAGCCGCACCGACCAGAGGGGATCATGATCAAGGTTGTCCGAGCGAAGCTGCACTGCCTGCGCGTCACCGACGCCAACCTGAACTATCAGGGGTCGATCACCCTCGATCCGGAGCATTGCGAGGCGGTCGGGATCTACCCGCTGGAGTTCGTGGAGATCTGGAACAAGAATTCCGGCGCGCGGATCAGCACCTACGTGATCTACGGCGAGCGCGGCTCGCGCAGCTGCGTGCTCAACGGCTCGGCGGCGCGGAGCTGCCAGCCGGGGGACGAGGTCATCATCGCCGCCTCCTGGTACTGCCAGCCGACCGAACTGGCGACGCTGCGGCCGCGGGTGCTGACCTTCAACGCCGACAACAGCATCGACCGCTCGCTGACCTACGACGTGACGGCGCTGGACGGCGGGCGCTTCGATTTCGCGATTCGCGAGGGCGCCTTCCTGGAGCCCGAACCGGCCTGACCCGCCGGATCCGGCGTCCCGCAAACAAAAGAAGCGGTCTCGGGCGAGTCCTCGCGCAAAGCGAGCGCATCGGCGATTTGCGCGTGTCTTGCGAGGGATAGGCCGTGAGTCCCACTTGAACGCGCGGCAATTTTTGCCTACTCTACCTGGGTGGGAGTGCGGACAGCGAGGAGTGCGTGTCATGGGCGTCAGCGGCATAGGGGGCTATCAGCAGCAGCCTTTCACGACACCGTTAAGCAGCGGGCCGGCGGCTCTGCAGCAGACACGGGGAACCGACGCGAACCAGCAGGCCCAGAAGGCCGAAGAGGATCGCCGTCAGCAGGTCCAGGCCCAGGATCAGCAGGCGCTGTCGTCGGGCGGCAACACCACCCCGACCCGCGGACAGAACCTCAACATCACGGTCTGATCGCGCGTCGTCCAATCGGGGCCCGCCCGGCTGGTCCGGGGCAGGGCCCGCAGGGGAAAGGCGGCCAGCCATGGACATCCGAAGCGTTTCCGGCATCCAGGCGAACCGGCCGACTCCGGCATCGGCGGTTCCGACGCCGCAATCCGTGGCCGATGCCGCGGCACCGACTTCCCAAACCGCGTCCAGCGTTGCGGACCAATCCGCCTCGGCGGCATCCGATCCCGTAGTGGTGGCCGGCGGCTACATCAGCCCGGTCCTGCGTTACGACCAGGGTGCCCGGCTGGCCGTCATCTACTTCCGCGACCGGTCCTCCGGCGAAACCCAGAACCAGATCCCGGCGCAACAGGTGGTGGAGGAATACCGCCGCACCGCCAGCCGCTTGGGCGTCGCGACCGATGCGATGGCCGAAGGCCACGACACCGGCAAGGGGACCGCGGCATCCGGCGGTACTGCCACACCGGGCGGCGCCGGGCGGAGCGTCGGATCGGGATACGGAGCCACCGCGTCGAGCGGCGCCCCGTCCACCGGACTATTGCCCGCGGCGGGTGGTGGTCCGGCGGGAACCGCCCCGGCCGCCGCTCCCCGTGTCGCGGGGTCCTACGGCGCCGGTTCGCCGGGCGCCATCGTCTCCGTCACTGTCTGATCCGGCAGCTCGAAGCGGGCGACCAGCGGCGCGTGGTAGCTTTCCGGGGAATGGCTGACCGTGGCGTGGGCGACCAACTCGTCGCCCAGCGCCTCGTTGTGGATCTCGGCGGAGCGGAACCAGCCCAGCAGGGCGCGCGACACCAGCAGATGATCCAGCATCACCGCGTCGCCGCCGTGCAGCACGGTGAAGCGCCGCTCCTCCGGGACGGAGCGTTCCAGCGGCACCAGCGACCGCCCGGCAAGGTGGCCGTTGCCGGTCTCGTCGAGGTCGGCGCGGATGATGCGGACGGGGGTCTGCTCAATCTCGGCGTTGAGGTCGCCGGCAACCAGGATCAGCGCCTGCGGGTCGGCGTCGAACACCCGCTCCACCGCCAGCCGGGCCTCCAGCGCCTGCCCGGCCCGCTTGATCGAGGCGAGGTAGAAGCCCTCCGCCCAGCCGCCGACGCTCTTCCAGGTGGAGGCGTTCTTCTTCTGCCCTGGCACCGGCGCGGCGATGGGCGCGCGCAGATGCAGGTTGAAGACATGCAGCCGCCGCCCGCCGGGCAGCTCGATCTCGCCATGCAGCACCGGGCGGTCCCAGGTCACGGCGTCGCCGCCGGGCTGGGCCGGGTCGGCGGTGACCATGCGGACCTGCGGGGAGGGCACCAGATCGTGCCGGTACTGCCGCGCCGCCAGGATCGGCCAGCGGCTCACCAGCACGAGGTTGTGACGGTCGGCCAGCTTCGTCCCCTCGCCGCCGGAGGTCCGGTGGAAAGCGGCGTAGGGGCCGCCCTCCAGCAGCCGGTTCAGCGCGCGCAGGGTTCGCGGTTCCCCCTTTGCCGCGCGCTGGCCGTTGACCTCCTGAAGGCATAGGATGTCGGCGTCCAGCCGCTCCAGCTGCGGGCGCAGGACGGCGGCGCGCTCCTCGAAGGACAGGTCGCCGGTGTCGTCCAGGCTTTCCAGGTTGAAGGTGGCGATGCGGATGCTGCTGCGGCTCATGACCCCTCCCCGGACGCCCGGCCCGCCGCGGCGCGCGGGCGCGCCAGGAACAGGTGGTTGCGGTTGATGCGCCGCCGCCGCCGCCGGTGTGCGCTCAGCATCGCCGTGGAGGCGACGAGCGTGGCGTCCAGCCCGGCCTCGGCCATGCGCTGGGGAGTATCCGTACCATAAATCCGGTAGTGATAGGGATGGCCGAAGGCGGCCAGCCGCTTGGCGGGGGTGTCCATCGCCGGGTCCTCCCGCGTCGGCCCCTTGGGGTCGTAGGGGAACAGCAGGACGGCGCGGCCGGAGGGCTTCAGGACGCGGGCGATCTCGCGCAGCGCGGCGCGATCGTCGGGGACATGCTCCAGCACGTGGCTGGACAACACGAGGTCGAAACGGCCGTCCGGGAAGGGCAGGTCGGTCAGGTCGGCCTGCACGTCGGCGGCCGGGTTGAAGCGGTCCAGCGTGACGTAGCGCCGGCCGTGCCGCGCCCGCAGCAGCGGTTCCAGGCAGGGTTCGGGGGCGGTGTGCAGGATGCGCAGCGACCGGCGCAGCACGTCCGTCCGCTCCGCCAGGAAGCTCCACAGGAAGCGGTGGCGCTCCAGCGACCCGCAGTCCGGGCAGCGGGCGTTGCGCCGTCCGCCCAGGCCGAAGGGGAGGAAGCGCGCCGCCTCCCGTCCGCAGAGTGGGCAGAGCAGGGGGCCGGCGGCGGGGATCAGGCCGTGGGCGCCCTCGTAGCGTGGACGCTCGTACAGCGACTCCTGCCGGTAGACGGCGGCCTCGTCGAGGTTCTGGTCCGCGATGGCGGGCAACAGGCGGGACAATCCATGAAGCATGGGGATCAGAACAGTTCCACGTCGCCATCGATCCCGGTCTTGCGCAGCCGGTCCATGAAGGAGGTCTCGGACCGCGCGATGTCCCGCACCGTCTCCTCCCCGATCAGGCGGCGCTGGGTGCGGCCCGAGGTGGGATAGAAGCGCACCGCGCGGGCCGTCGTGCCGCCGACGTCCCAGCTCATCGTCGGGATGCCTTCGGCCGCCAGATACTCCATGACGAATTCGACGTTGCGCTGGCCGATGCCGGCGCTGCGCGGGGCGCCGTTCACGCTGGCCCCGCCGAAGATCTTGGCGCGCAGCCGGTCGCGCCGCCCGGTCGCCGCCAGCAGCCGGTTGATGAGCTGCTCCATGGCCGCGCTGCCGTAGCGCGAGGAAATGGACAGCCGGTCGCCGTTGTGGTCGGGCAGCAGGAAGTGGTTCATCCCGCCGATCGCCGCGACGGGGTCGAACAGGCAGGCGGCGATGCAGGAGCCCAGCGTGGTGGTGATGACGACGTTCGGGTCCTCGCTGACCACGCAGCCGCCGACCACGATGTTGACCACCTCCGCGCCCAACTGCCGGTCATGGTAGCGGTTGGCCGCGATGTCCGGCGTGTCGGAACCCTGCTGATATCGGCGCGCGCGCGGGCTGATCGGCATCCAGAACCTCGGTGGGACATTCGGTCGCAGTGTACAACCGACCGTCGCCCTTCGCCAAGCGTTGTGGTTGCGGACCCCCGCAGTCGGCGGCCCTTACAAGCCGGCAATCCACAACTCAAGCAGATCGGCCTGGAGCTTGCGGGCGCGGGCCAGCCAGGCGCGGGCCTCCGCCGGGATCTCGGCGATGCGGCGGTCCATCGTTCGGTCCATGGCGGCGCGCTGCGGCTCGTCGGTGACGAAGAAGGCGAAGCCGAGCGTGCGCCCGCTCGCCGTGGTCAGCGTTCCGGCCAGCGCCTTGGCGTAGGCCAGCGTGCCCGATTTGGCGCGCACGCCGGGGGGCAGGACCTTGCCCTCGTCCTCGCCGGGCAGAAGGGCCAGCACCGCCGGGCCGGCGCCGCGGATCAGCGCCATGGTCTGGGCCGGGGTGATTCGCGACGCGGTGCTG
This genomic window contains:
- a CDS encoding methyl-accepting chemotaxis protein — protein: MKLKVKHKLMLSFGVVCLLTGLLAAFQMMRFADGMKVMMGIATYDIQVSEAVREIEVTESNLRSYREAATHAAALAQVQGAAAPDITQLRQRYRDGSAVMFEQIDKLKRIAGARAEDGTTEDRRRIWGELVAQINSFDQHSRRMLEEANTLLERVAAGTEPEALARLTRVEEMRVAMADQLASLHSDISRLSEAGRQNIRSLYDDAVRSSILALIIVVALAVAIAILIGSSVTKRLGTAIGYVTQVGKGDLTKTVVVPGDDELAELGTHLNEMTGNLRNMARTTRATAESMHAATAQIRASTQQQAASVAQQLAAVEETTATLSEITESGAQINRRAQDVAQNAQVAASNSETGLKAVEDTNQAMDAIREQAEAVAENIVILSERTQAIGEIILTVNDIAERCHLLALNAAIEAAAAGEHGRTFAVVASEIKSLADQSKEATAQVRSNLSEIQHGINASVMLTEEAVKRVGAGKRQTDATQSTIRDLAESVQESVLAFQQIVAGTNQQQIGLEQVIQALQNIREASSQTAAGTRQLEGAATNLNDLGQGLVEAVRNYRV
- a CDS encoding chemotaxis protein CheW; this translates as MDDRTGTGEAAEVKDAIDWAAVRARLALQGREAEAAAAPGGAWADALLLRRAEDLARVPSSIETDAAAEAPVTLLAGRGADGSYGLDLRHLSRIVPLPRVARVPHAPPELLGLIAIDGRVMRLFDVDRLCGRNAVPAGGGFAVVLRGGERPVALRLRTVDTVMELDGTDLKAPPEAGTFVTAITRSRIAVLDVPAILETLRSMKEE
- a CDS encoding CheR family methyltransferase, with protein sequence MNRIDAILRDPVFPRIKAAVIGATGLAYYADKDAALAERINRRLSDKPTLGLAAYLAQLAGEGPTGPEYQALINELTVGETFFFRYAEQFEALCAVAIPECLRRNRESRLLRIWSAGCSIGPEAYTLEILLKRHFADQLRDWQVSIVGTDLNASFIETARRGVYGNWAVRGLDPAVLAECFDRQGDLWAVKPRFREWTSFSVFNLVDGPLPNYPRGLGALDVVLCRNVMIYFDEPTRTRLLENLHEVLVPNGWLVVGHAETGQQVNSLFTPVPVPGATIYRKPRPGSVPVAAALPAYTPSVAVEPRPAEPKAAEPKSARKRSTATESVARLRATAAKPAPAPLPTPQPPAGSPAGNPAVADGDRAAALDACIALAERNRLDPVVHFRLGLLEEELGVGDPIAAFKRALYLDSDFALADYHLALAYWRRGKLAPAQRHFRNARATVAAHDATELVAEGGGLTVAELRSMIDLWFSGEEP
- a CDS encoding chemotaxis protein CheW; translated protein: MAATASATRYVIFSVSGRILALPAESVRRFLPLPRLDRLPAAPAVVAGLFRYQGRAVPVLRLDLLFGFDAAPPELYAPLFLTEWDGRPLALLAERVFNILPIPDAERMAADPGLTFNGCAVATIPHGAGTATVIDPSRLLTEAEGRLLAAFQAMADERLARLAAPASETGAEAR
- the panD gene encoding aspartate 1-decarboxylase, whose product is MIKVVRAKLHCLRVTDANLNYQGSITLDPEHCEAVGIYPLEFVEIWNKNSGARISTYVIYGERGSRSCVLNGSAARSCQPGDEVIIAASWYCQPTELATLRPRVLTFNADNSIDRSLTYDVTALDGGRFDFAIREGAFLEPEPA
- a CDS encoding endonuclease/exonuclease/phosphatase family protein, producing MSRSSIRIATFNLESLDDTGDLSFEERAAVLRPQLERLDADILCLQEVNGQRAAKGEPRTLRALNRLLEGGPYAAFHRTSGGEGTKLADRHNLVLVSRWPILAARQYRHDLVPSPQVRMVTADPAQPGGDAVTWDRPVLHGEIELPGGRRLHVFNLHLRAPIAAPVPGQKKNASTWKSVGGWAEGFYLASIKRAGQALEARLAVERVFDADPQALILVAGDLNAEIEQTPVRIIRADLDETGNGHLAGRSLVPLERSVPEERRFTVLHGGDAVMLDHLLVSRALLGWFRSAEIHNEALGDELVAHATVSHSPESYHAPLVARFELPDQTVTETMAPGEPAP
- a CDS encoding class I SAM-dependent methyltransferase; protein product: MPAIADQNLDEAAVYRQESLYERPRYEGAHGLIPAAGPLLCPLCGREAARFLPFGLGGRRNARCPDCGSLERHRFLWSFLAERTDVLRRSLRILHTAPEPCLEPLLRARHGRRYVTLDRFNPAADVQADLTDLPFPDGRFDLVLSSHVLEHVPDDRAALREIARVLKPSGRAVLLFPYDPKGPTREDPAMDTPAKRLAAFGHPYHYRIYGTDTPQRMAEAGLDATLVASTAMLSAHRRRRRRINRNHLFLARPRAAAGRASGEGS
- a CDS encoding chemotaxis protein gives rise to the protein MPISPRARRYQQGSDTPDIAANRYHDRQLGAEVVNIVVGGCVVSEDPNVVITTTLGSCIAACLFDPVAAIGGMNHFLLPDHNGDRLSISSRYGSAAMEQLINRLLAATGRRDRLRAKIFGGASVNGAPRSAGIGQRNVEFVMEYLAAEGIPTMSWDVGGTTARAVRFYPTSGRTQRRLIGEETVRDIARSETSFMDRLRKTGIDGDVELF